One Romboutsia sp. 13368 genomic window carries:
- a CDS encoding N-acetylmuramoyl-L-alanine amidase family protein yields MKNYRILIGIIIAIAVVVIGTSDPAKNLYKATNLISNGIKVDEKKEDDKDIEVKDILVCIDPGHQEKGDSNSEPVAPGSYVKKARVSSGATGVATKKPEYILNLEASKVLKNILESKGYKVIMTRESHDVNISNSERAIFANNNKADMVVRIHADSLNNPSKTGASILIPAKESKYTTDIYEDSKVCANFIENKMKEAGIEVNGVFERNDLTGFNWSQVPVVLVEMGFLSNYNEDQMMSNPEYQNKLMKSISDGLEEYFTNK; encoded by the coding sequence ATGAAAAATTATAGAATTTTAATTGGTATTATAATTGCAATAGCTGTAGTGGTTATAGGAACTTCAGATCCTGCAAAAAATTTATATAAAGCAACTAATTTAATTAGTAATGGCATAAAAGTAGATGAAAAAAAAGAAGATGATAAAGATATAGAGGTAAAAGATATATTAGTATGTATTGACCCTGGACATCAAGAAAAAGGTGATAGTAATTCAGAGCCGGTAGCACCAGGTTCATATGTAAAAAAAGCTAGGGTATCATCAGGGGCTACAGGCGTAGCTACAAAAAAACCAGAATATATTTTAAATTTAGAGGCATCCAAAGTTTTAAAGAATATATTAGAAAGTAAGGGATATAAAGTAATAATGACTAGAGAAAGTCATGATGTTAATATAAGCAACTCTGAAAGAGCAATATTTGCAAATAATAATAAAGCAGACATGGTTGTAAGAATACATGCAGATAGCTTAAATAACCCAAGTAAAACAGGAGCATCAATTTTAATACCAGCTAAAGAAAGTAAATATACAACTGATATATATGAAGATAGTAAAGTATGTGCAAATTTCATCGAAAATAAAATGAAAGAAGCAGGTATAGAAGTAAATGGAGTATTTGAAAGAAATGATTTAACAGGATTTAATTGGTCACAAGTTCCTGTAGTTTTAGTTGAAATGGGATTTTTAAGTAATTATAATGAAGACCAAATGATGTCAAATCCAGAATATCAAAACAAGTTAATGAAATCTATATCAGATGGCCTGGAAGAGTATTTTACAAATAAATAA
- a CDS encoding SpoIVB peptidase S55 domain-containing protein has protein sequence MFYKNGNKKIINTKFSLLVCLLFLIYFFSNNLIYAKSITKTENESLIPIGNVIHIETQLENITVRGTTNSSPFNLGDEIISINNINIKNYSDLSNILNSLPNNTNIINVTVKRNNHLINIKTIKEKLDEVNLTDNISGFATLTYINPISGEFGAIAHPISLGSYRKINIKNGFISTTSNLNIKKSYRGNVGCINAKPKDYIGKFNNNTNFGIKGNIVKLDTSNFKIYEVASLDEVMTGKAQILLQTSNDGCKKFDIEILSIENQKAPKPKTFKIRIVDKELLQLTGGIVQGMSGTPIIQNDKIIGAISHAVENDPTTGYAVFIKWMMEN, from the coding sequence ATGTTTTATAAAAATGGTAATAAAAAAATTATTAATACAAAATTTTCATTACTTGTATGCTTATTATTTTTAATATATTTTTTCTCAAACAATTTAATTTATGCAAAATCTATAACAAAAACTGAAAATGAATCTTTAATACCTATAGGTAATGTAATTCACATAGAAACACAGTTAGAAAATATTACTGTAAGAGGTACTACAAATAGCTCTCCTTTTAATTTAGGTGATGAAATAATTAGTATAAATAATATTAATATTAAAAACTATAGCGATTTATCTAATATATTAAATAGTTTGCCAAACAATACAAATATTATTAATGTTACAGTAAAAAGAAATAATCATTTGATAAATATAAAAACAATAAAAGAAAAATTAGATGAGGTAAATTTAACAGATAATATATCAGGATTTGCTACATTAACCTATATTAATCCTATAAGTGGTGAATTTGGAGCTATCGCCCATCCTATTAGCTTAGGTAGTTATAGAAAAATAAATATAAAAAATGGTTTTATTTCAACAACATCTAATTTAAATATAAAAAAATCTTATAGAGGAAATGTTGGATGTATTAATGCAAAACCAAAAGATTATATAGGTAAATTCAATAACAATACAAACTTCGGTATAAAAGGAAACATAGTAAAATTAGATACTTCTAATTTTAAAATTTATGAAGTAGCATCTTTAGATGAAGTAATGACAGGTAAAGCTCAAATACTTTTGCAAACTAGTAATGATGGTTGTAAAAAATTTGATATAGAAATCCTAAGTATAGAAAATCAAAAAGCTCCTAAACCTAAAACATTTAAGATACGTATAGTGGACAAAGAGCTTTTACAGCTTACAGGTGGAATTGTTCAAGGTATGAGTGGTACTCCTATAATTCAAAATGATAAAATAATTGGTGCTATATCTCATGCAGTTGAAAATGATCCTACCACTGGATATGCAGTTTTTATTAAGTGGATGATGGAAAACTAG
- the yunB gene encoding sporulation protein YunB encodes MGKRLIDSKLGDFKRIIVTFIMIFIVSVFIGSFIYVDNSLRPTITVLAETKSLELANRAINKAVGETVKDKIDYSDLIYTKLDSQGKISMIQSNTILMNQIASDVALEIQNELKQVKSTTAYIPIGTALKSPILAKYGPQLKVSIEPIGTVSVDFKTKFESAGINQTRHTIYLEAKTQVKVVIPLTTSTKEVKSQIPICETIIVGDVPQSYVNVPEEVVPNMLPQ; translated from the coding sequence TTGGGGAAAAGATTAATAGATTCCAAACTAGGTGACTTTAAAAGAATTATAGTTACGTTTATAATGATATTTATAGTGTCTGTATTTATAGGCAGTTTTATATATGTTGATAATAGTTTAAGACCAACAATTACCGTACTTGCTGAAACTAAATCTTTAGAACTTGCAAACAGAGCTATAAATAAAGCAGTTGGAGAGACTGTAAAAGATAAAATAGATTATTCAGATTTAATATATACGAAGTTAGATTCTCAAGGAAAAATATCTATGATACAGTCCAATACTATTTTAATGAATCAAATAGCATCAGATGTTGCATTAGAAATACAAAATGAATTAAAACAGGTAAAGAGCACTACTGCGTACATACCAATAGGAACTGCTTTGAAAAGTCCTATACTAGCGAAATATGGACCACAATTAAAAGTATCTATTGAACCTATAGGTACTGTATCAGTTGATTTTAAAACTAAGTTTGAATCAGCTGGAATAAATCAAACTAGACACACAATTTATTTAGAGGCTAAAACACAAGTCAAAGTAGTTATACCTCTAACAACTTCAACAAAAGAAGTAAAATCACAAATTCCAATATGTGAAACTATAATAGTTGGAGATGTGCCACAAAGTTATGTCAATGTTCCAGAAGAAGTCGTACCTAATATGTTACCTCAATAA
- a CDS encoding transglycosylase domain-containing protein encodes MLVIISAAGTGLVFASLRDVQPVTKTLLDEKTYQATEIRYANGELLSIAPTVNKKDPIKIDQMPQNIINAVVSIEDERFYEHKGVDIKGLLRSVVKTLTGTRQGGSTIPMQVSKMLLTTDKQTLTRKIKDIYYAYEMSKNLTKNEILEVYLNNFFVGRGLSGVQAGANGYFSKDAKDLTLAECALLAGATKNPSSYAAYVSAKLDGTEVKSDVENRLLFYVNTSDDNLDDPTQVELDMIDKLNEWGLIPSQDTYKQLKSGTMVVRKAVSNPKAIKRRNIVLSKMLELGYISDSEYEEAIAEPINIKLPKSEDKVVSSVEDLIEYKVIDALVEQGHTKDEAYNMFYNGGLRISTTIDPTMQDTLEKEYEDDSNFPGSRIDSDGSHQPQSSMVILDYRTGQIKALVGGRHISGRKTLNRATTPQQPGSTIKPLSVYTPAIDTLKITQSTAVSDAEGGYKFKDNNRWNPNTTTSGSGSMSLRKALAYSSNTIAAKTAEMLGSTYDECVDVMIDYLREFGITTLQSDSKDRSFSSLTLGGMSQGVSPLEMAAAYGTLANGGTYIEPTIFTTISSYDGQLIVKNTPEEHRVVDSQVAYVLTDMLQAVVTEGTGGRAALSNGMPVAGKTGTTNKSLDAWFVGYTPYYVGATYLGDDAGRKDPNGNTISRKGISGGSSSAAKLWSTVMNKIHKNLTKTDFKVPNNIYFTKINLIDGGRSSYGSNAAFIKGTGPSRYSSKSSKPSQSKENNNQNQENTTPETPTTPETPTTPETPTTPEAPTTPEAPTTPETPTTPETPTTPEAPTTPEAPTT; translated from the coding sequence ATGCTAGTAATTATTTCTGCAGCAGGAACAGGTTTGGTGTTTGCATCATTAAGAGATGTTCAACCAGTTACTAAAACACTCTTAGATGAAAAAACTTACCAAGCAACTGAAATTAGATATGCTAATGGAGAATTATTATCTATCGCCCCTACAGTAAATAAAAAAGACCCTATTAAAATAGATCAAATGCCTCAAAATATTATTAATGCAGTTGTTTCAATTGAGGATGAAAGATTCTATGAACATAAGGGTGTAGATATAAAAGGTCTATTAAGATCTGTTGTAAAAACCTTAACGGGAACTAGACAAGGTGGTAGTACAATACCTATGCAGGTATCAAAAATGTTACTAACTACTGATAAACAAACCTTAACACGTAAAATAAAAGATATTTATTATGCTTATGAAATGAGTAAAAATTTAACTAAGAATGAAATTCTTGAAGTTTATTTAAATAACTTTTTCGTAGGTAGAGGTCTTTCTGGCGTACAAGCTGGAGCAAATGGATACTTTAGCAAAGATGCAAAAGATCTTACATTAGCCGAATGTGCACTACTAGCAGGAGCTACTAAAAACCCATCTAGTTATGCAGCTTATGTAAGTGCAAAATTAGACGGCACAGAAGTTAAAAGTGATGTAGAAAATAGACTTTTATTCTATGTGAATACTTCTGATGATAACCTTGATGATCCTACTCAAGTTGAACTTGATATGATTGATAAATTAAATGAATGGGGATTAATACCTAGCCAAGATACATATAAACAATTAAAATCTGGTACTATGGTAGTAAGAAAAGCTGTTAGTAACCCAAAAGCAATAAAAAGAAGAAATATTGTTTTAAGTAAAATGTTAGAGCTTGGATATATTTCTGATTCAGAATATGAAGAAGCAATAGCTGAGCCTATAAATATAAAATTACCTAAATCTGAAGACAAAGTAGTGTCTTCTGTAGAAGATCTTATAGAATATAAAGTTATAGATGCTTTAGTTGAGCAAGGTCATACTAAGGATGAAGCTTACAATATGTTCTATAATGGTGGTTTAAGAATATCAACTACAATAGACCCTACTATGCAAGATACTTTAGAAAAGGAATATGAGGATGATAGTAATTTCCCTGGCAGTAGAATAGATTCAGATGGTTCTCATCAACCTCAGTCTTCAATGGTTATATTAGACTATAGAACTGGTCAAATAAAAGCATTAGTTGGTGGTAGACATATTTCAGGAAGAAAAACTTTAAATAGAGCAACTACGCCTCAACAACCTGGTTCAACTATAAAACCTTTATCTGTTTATACGCCTGCAATAGATACTTTAAAAATAACTCAATCTACTGCAGTAAGCGATGCTGAAGGTGGATATAAATTTAAGGATAATAATAGATGGAACCCAAATACTACAACTAGTGGTTCTGGTTCTATGAGTTTACGTAAAGCATTAGCCTACTCTTCTAATACTATAGCTGCTAAAACTGCAGAAATGTTAGGAAGCACTTATGATGAATGTGTTGATGTAATGATTGACTACTTAAGAGAGTTTGGTATAACAACATTACAATCAGATTCAAAGGATAGATCATTCTCATCTTTAACTCTTGGAGGTATGTCTCAAGGTGTTTCTCCACTTGAAATGGCTGCTGCTTATGGTACATTAGCAAATGGAGGTACTTATATTGAACCAACTATATTCACTACTATCTCAAGTTATGATGGTCAACTTATAGTTAAAAATACACCTGAAGAACATAGAGTTGTAGATTCCCAAGTAGCTTATGTATTAACTGATATGTTACAAGCTGTTGTTACAGAAGGTACTGGAGGAAGAGCTGCATTATCAAATGGAATGCCAGTTGCTGGTAAGACTGGTACTACTAATAAGTCTTTAGATGCATGGTTTGTAGGATACACACCTTACTATGTTGGTGCTACGTATCTAGGCGATGATGCTGGTAGAAAAGATCCTAATGGTAACACAATTTCTAGAAAAGGTATTTCTGGTGGTAGTTCATCTGCAGCCAAATTATGGTCTACTGTTATGAACAAAATACACAAAAACTTAACTAAAACTGACTTTAAAGTACCTAATAATATATACTTTACAAAAATAAACTTAATTGATGGTGGTAGATCATCTTATGGTTCAAATGCTGCTTTTATAAAAGGAACTGGACCAAGTAGATATTCATCTAAATCAAGTAAACCATCACAGTCTAAAGAAAATAATAACCAAAATCAAGAAAATACTACACCGGAGACTCCAACTACACCGGAGACTCCAACTACACCGGAGACTCCAACTACACCGGAGGCTCCAACTACACCGGAGGCTCCAACTACACCGGAGACTCCAACTACACCGGAGACTCCAACTACACCGGAGGCTCCAACTACACCGGAGGCTCCAACTACAC
- the spoVAE gene encoding stage V sporulation protein AE — translation MLLDYIKVFFVGGIICLIAQILMDYFKMQSPYVLVSYVTIGVILSFLGIYEPIVEFGGSGATVPIIGFGHTLAKGTKMAIDKDGLLGVFTGGLTACGGGIAAAIFFGYIMAVVFTPKAKP, via the coding sequence TTGTTATTAGATTATATAAAAGTATTTTTTGTAGGAGGAATTATTTGTTTAATTGCACAAATACTGATGGATTATTTTAAAATGCAGTCACCATATGTATTGGTTAGCTATGTTACAATTGGTGTAATTTTAAGCTTTTTAGGTATTTATGAACCTATTGTTGAGTTTGGAGGTTCTGGTGCAACGGTACCTATAATAGGATTTGGTCATACATTAGCTAAAGGTACTAAAATGGCAATAGATAAAGATGGACTACTTGGTGTTTTTACAGGAGGTTTAACAGCATGTGGTGGAGGTATAGCTGCAGCAATATTCTTTGGATATATTATGGCAGTTGTATTTACACCAAAAGCAAAACCTTAA
- the spoVAD gene encoding stage V sporulation protein AD: MANKRVGKRTVKLQNNPTIISAASIVGPKEGDGPLKDYFDIILDDDLYGEKSWELAESKMVQTAMQVAVKKAGKKLEEVNYLLGGDLINQILPASFAARELGIPFFGIYGACSTMAEGMCLNAMLIDGGFADLVLSGTSSHYCTAERQFRFPLELGNQKPMTAQWTVTGAGSVLIAPNEKGPKIRYITVGKVIDEGIDDGNNMGAAMAPAAIDTIYSYFNDTKDDPNSFDIIATGDLGTLGKQITEDFLKKKGIDISNVYTDCGIEMFNLEKQDVHCGGSGCGCSATVFAGYIYQKLLKKEFNKVMLVSTGALLSPTSTLQKQTIPCVAHAVVIEND, from the coding sequence ATGGCAAATAAAAGAGTAGGAAAAAGAACTGTAAAATTACAAAATAATCCAACGATAATATCAGCAGCATCTATAGTAGGACCTAAGGAAGGTGATGGACCTTTAAAAGATTATTTTGATATTATTTTAGATGATGATTTATATGGAGAAAAGTCATGGGAATTGGCTGAAAGTAAGATGGTTCAAACAGCTATGCAAGTTGCAGTTAAAAAGGCAGGTAAAAAACTCGAGGAGGTAAATTATCTTTTAGGTGGGGATTTAATAAATCAAATACTACCAGCATCATTTGCAGCAAGAGAACTTGGCATACCATTTTTTGGTATATATGGTGCTTGTTCAACGATGGCTGAAGGAATGTGTTTAAATGCAATGCTTATTGATGGTGGATTTGCAGATTTAGTACTATCGGGCACATCAAGTCATTACTGTACAGCTGAGAGGCAATTTAGATTTCCTTTAGAGTTAGGAAATCAAAAACCAATGACAGCGCAATGGACTGTAACTGGTGCAGGGTCAGTATTAATAGCTCCAAATGAAAAAGGTCCTAAAATAAGATATATAACCGTTGGAAAAGTAATAGATGAAGGTATCGATGATGGAAATAATATGGGAGCCGCTATGGCACCAGCAGCTATAGATACAATATATTCATATTTTAATGATACAAAGGATGACCCAAATAGTTTTGATATAATTGCAACTGGAGATTTAGGAACATTAGGAAAACAAATAACAGAAGATTTTCTAAAGAAAAAGGGCATTGATATATCAAATGTTTATACAGACTGTGGTATAGAGATGTTTAATTTAGAAAAACAAGATGTACATTGTGGAGGTAGTGGATGTGGATGTTCTGCAACTGTATTTGCAGGATATATTTATCAAAAATTATTAAAAAAAGAGTTTAATAAAGTAATGCTAGTGTCTACAGGTGCTTTATTATCTCCAACTAGTACACTGCAAAAACAAACAATACCATGTGTTGCACATGCTGTAGTTATTGAAAATGATTAG
- the spoVAC gene encoding stage V sporulation protein AC yields the protein MGKNYKKYVDEISPKPTYLKNYTLAFIVGGIICVIGQIINDLYSKIGNLDKLSAGTATSMTLIFIGALLTGLGVYDLIGKRAGAGSIVPITGFANSIVSPAMEFKREGFVLGVGANLFKIAGPVLVYGIGSSIICGFFYYIFTLIK from the coding sequence TTGGGTAAAAATTATAAAAAATATGTAGATGAAATTAGCCCTAAACCAACCTATTTAAAAAACTATACATTAGCATTTATAGTTGGTGGAATCATTTGTGTAATAGGACAGATAATAAATGATTTATATTCAAAAATTGGTAATTTAGATAAGCTATCAGCAGGAACAGCAACTTCTATGACACTAATATTTATAGGTGCTCTTTTAACTGGATTAGGAGTATACGATTTAATAGGAAAGAGAGCAGGAGCTGGATCAATAGTTCCAATAACAGGATTTGCTAATTCTATAGTATCTCCAGCTATGGAGTTTAAAAGAGAAGGTTTTGTTTTAGGTGTTGGAGCTAATTTATTTAAAATTGCAGGACCAGTATTAGTGTATGGAATAGGATCGTCTATTATATGTGGATTTTTCTATTATATTTTTACTCTTATAAAATAA
- a CDS encoding stage V sporulation protein AB, producing the protein MKLFLIVFGLSSGIMVGAGVIALLILVGIIPRMAQISNTRSFINFYEKIIVIGALLGSLISIQNISISIGKIGVLILGLSYGIFIGFLSSGLTEILDYIPIVSRRLKIPTLYLKYIIISLLIGKIIGAIIGWRIIEGG; encoded by the coding sequence TTGAAATTATTTTTAATAGTATTTGGGTTATCATCTGGAATAATGGTAGGTGCAGGCGTGATTGCACTATTAATATTAGTTGGAATAATACCACGAATGGCCCAGATAAGTAATACAAGGTCATTTATAAACTTTTATGAAAAGATAATAGTTATAGGTGCTTTATTAGGGTCTTTAATATCTATTCAAAATATAAGCATATCAATAGGTAAAATAGGGGTATTAATACTAGGACTTTCATATGGAATATTTATAGGATTTTTAAGTTCAGGACTAACTGAAATACTAGATTACATACCAATAGTATCAAGGCGATTAAAAATACCAACTTTATATTTAAAATATATAATAATATCTTTATTAATAGGCAAAATTATAGGAGCTATCATAGGATGGAGAATAATAGAAGGAGGATGA
- a CDS encoding stage V sporulation protein AA: MEDIYLIPIRLNPFNFTTKKIYLKDIYYIYPKEYEQEIGNICIRNYENQNSNYDVIHIGEVIDKVKKKISTAHITFLKTDDVIIFFNSNKKDRTKYLRVLLVSIVVLMGSIMGIMNFHADVNMIHSQSTMVNALTKNPKKYLPYFQIPYSIGIGLGVALFFNKFIPTYAKNEPSPLDLKMKSLNKEIENELRNTK; the protein is encoded by the coding sequence ATGGAAGATATTTACTTAATACCTATAAGGTTAAATCCATTTAACTTTACTACAAAAAAGATTTACTTAAAAGATATTTATTATATATATCCAAAAGAGTATGAACAAGAAATAGGAAATATATGTATAAGAAATTATGAAAACCAAAATTCAAATTATGATGTTATACATATAGGTGAAGTGATTGATAAAGTAAAGAAAAAGATATCTACTGCTCATATAACATTTTTGAAAACTGATGATGTAATAATATTTTTCAATAGCAATAAAAAAGATAGAACCAAATATTTAAGGGTTTTGTTGGTATCTATAGTTGTTCTCATGGGGTCTATAATGGGAATAATGAATTTTCATGCAGATGTAAATATGATACATTCTCAAAGTACTATGGTTAATGCACTAACTAAAAATCCTAAGAAGTATTTACCTTATTTTCAAATACCATATTCAATAGGCATAGGATTAGGAGTTGCACTTTTTTTTAATAAGTTTATTCCTACTTATGCTAAAAATGAACCTAGCCCTTTGGATTTAAAAATGAAATCTTTAAATAAAGAAATTGAAAATGAGCTTAGAAATACTAAGTAA
- the sigF gene encoding RNA polymerase sporulation sigma factor SigF gives MGITAKKQEKKALLSHEETLELIEKVQNNGDERAKEILIENNLGLVRSVVSKFLNIGYDRDDLFQLGSIGLIKAIYKFDSRFNVKFSTYAVPMILGEIKRYLRDDGMVKVSRSLKQIAIKAKTTSEALSKKLGREPSIEELAKELDVEKEDLVMAMESNFSVEYLHGVIHEEEGSPICLIDKISQKGESEEEKVVENLLLKEVLGKLEKRERQIIMLRYFEDRTQSEIGELLNISQVQVSRIEKKVLSKLKSYIS, from the coding sequence ATGGGGATAACTGCAAAAAAACAAGAAAAAAAAGCATTACTTAGCCATGAAGAAACTCTTGAACTTATTGAAAAAGTTCAAAATAATGGTGATGAAAGGGCTAAGGAGATATTAATAGAAAATAATTTAGGCCTAGTTAGAAGTGTTGTGTCAAAATTTTTAAACATAGGCTATGATAGAGATGATTTATTCCAATTAGGGTCAATAGGTTTAATTAAAGCTATATATAAATTTGATTCAAGATTTAATGTAAAATTCTCTACATATGCAGTTCCTATGATACTAGGTGAAATAAAAAGGTATTTAAGAGATGATGGTATGGTAAAAGTATCTAGGTCTCTAAAGCAAATAGCAATAAAAGCAAAAACTACAAGTGAGGCTTTAAGTAAAAAGTTAGGTAGAGAACCAAGTATAGAAGAATTAGCAAAAGAATTAGATGTAGAAAAGGAAGATTTAGTAATGGCAATGGAGTCTAATTTTTCTGTTGAATACTTACATGGGGTAATACATGAGGAAGAAGGTTCTCCAATATGTCTAATAGATAAAATAAGTCAAAAGGGTGAAAGTGAAGAAGAAAAAGTTGTAGAAAATCTCTTACTTAAAGAAGTACTTGGAAAACTAGAAAAAAGAGAAAGACAAATAATAATGTTAAGATATTTTGAAGATAGAACTCAAAGTGAAATTGGAGAATTATTAAATATATCCCAAGTTCAGGTTTCTAGAATCGAGAAGAAAGTATTGTCAAAATTAAAATCATATATTAGTTAA
- the spoIIAB gene encoding anti-sigma F factor: MNNIMEVKFSAKSENESLARVIVASFAAKLDPTLDEIADIKTAVSEAVTNSIIHGYDEDESKFVYLRCEIHNNTIKVVIEDRGHGIEDISMAMQPLYTSKPELERSGMGFTVMESFMDDVTVSSIKDEGTKIVMTKNINLPE; the protein is encoded by the coding sequence ATGAATAATATTATGGAAGTGAAATTTTCTGCCAAATCTGAAAATGAAAGTTTAGCAAGAGTTATAGTTGCATCTTTTGCAGCTAAGCTAGATCCAACATTAGATGAAATAGCGGATATAAAAACTGCTGTATCAGAGGCTGTTACCAATTCTATTATACATGGGTATGATGAAGATGAATCAAAATTTGTATATTTAAGATGTGAGATACATAATAACACTATAAAAGTAGTAATAGAAGATAGAGGACATGGAATAGAAGATATTTCAATGGCTATGCAACCACTTTATACATCAAAGCCAGAACTTGAAAGGTCAGGTATGGGGTTTACTGTAATGGAAAGTTTTATGGATGATGTAACGGTAAGTTCAATAAAAGATGAAGGAACAAAAATAGTTATGACAAAAAATATAAACTTGCCTGAATAA
- the spoIIAA gene encoding anti-sigma F factor antagonist, producing MIRCSLEEKNLVIEFLASELDHHITNEVRDKIDIILDSKSVKNIVFDFKNIRFMDSSGIGVIIGRYKKISNEGGKVSVVNVNDRVKKIFNLSGMNKIINIYDTYEEVASSL from the coding sequence ATGATAAGATGTTCTTTAGAAGAAAAAAATTTAGTTATAGAATTTTTAGCTAGTGAACTGGACCATCATATAACTAATGAAGTTAGAGATAAAATAGATATTATATTAGATTCTAAATCAGTTAAAAATATAGTATTTGATTTTAAAAATATTAGATTTATGGATTCATCAGGTATAGGTGTAATTATAGGTAGATACAAAAAAATTTCCAATGAAGGTGGAAAAGTATCAGTAGTAAATGTAAATGATAGAGTAAAAAAAATATTTAACTTATCAGGTATGAATAAAATAATAAACATCTACGATACATATGAAGAAGTAGCAAGTTCTTTGTAA